A single window of Maylandia zebra isolate NMK-2024a linkage group LG2, Mzebra_GT3a, whole genome shotgun sequence DNA harbors:
- the LOC143412647 gene encoding protocadherin gamma-A11-like yields the protein MELNTIAFQAWNICFLLLLHVAHGDMSYSLPEEMKRGSIIGNIAKDLGMETGALSSRRARIDADGTDKRYCDINMSNGELIVADRIDREGLCGEKASCILKHELMLENPLELLRISLHIQDINDNAPQFNEERINIEIRESADRGARFVIEEAHDADVGQNSVQQYNLKKNENFILSVNGNTRELVLEKELDREKQQEMNLILTALDGGSPQRSGTLVIHVTVLDANDNAPVFTQAVYKASLPENSHLDTVVITVSASDADEGLNGDVTYDFGHVTEEVKKIFSIDRKVGDIRVIGAVDYETTTSFEIRVKAKDGLGLLSYAKVIISITDVNDNAPVVNLKSLTNPIPENTPADTEVGIINVQDRDSETNGQVRCSIQQGVPFKLVPSIKNYYSLVTTGQLDRELVSDYNITITATDEGSPPLSSSKSVQLSVADINDNPPVFEEQSYSAYVSENNKLGSTLCSVSARDPDWRQNGTVVYSLLAGEVNGAPVSSYLSVNGDTGVIHAVRSFDYEQFRSFKVHVMARDNGSPPLSSNVTVSVFISDVNDNSPQILYPSPEGNSFMTELVPKAAHGGSLVSKVIAVDADSGQNAWLSYQIVKSTDPGLFTIGVHSGEIRTQRDISESDSTKQNLVVAVKDNGQPSLSATCSMYLLISDNLAEVPELKDLSYNESNSKLTSYLIIALVSVSTFFLTFIIIILGLRFCRRRKPRLLFDGAVAIPSGYLPPNYADVDGTGTLRSTYNYDAYLTTGSRTSDFKFVTSYNDNTLPADQTLKKSPSDFADVFGDLDGCSEVWPLRTKQVMF from the coding sequence CATCGACGCCGACGGAACCGACAAACGTTACTGTGACATAAACATGAGTAACGGAGAGTTGATTGTTGCAGACAGGATTGACCGCGAGGGGCTTTGTGGAGAAAAGGCTTCGTGCATCCTAAAACACGAGCTCATGCTGGAGAATCCGCTCGAGCTTCTTCGTATCAGCCTTCACATTCAAGATATCAATGACAACGCACCGCAATTCAATGAAGAACGGATTAATATAGAAATTCGAGAATCCGCTGACAGAGGAGCTCGTTTTGTGATAGAAGAAGCGCACGATGCGGATGTGGGGCAAAATTCAGTGCAGCAGTACAACcttaaaaagaatgaaaatttTATTTTGTCTGTAAATGGAAACACCAGAGAGCTCGTTCTTGAAAAAGAGCTTGATCGTgaaaaacaacaggaaatgaATTTAATTCTCACAGCTTTGGATGGTGGATCTCCTCAGAGATCAGGTACATTAGTAATACACGTCACTGTGCTGGATGCTAATGATAACGCCCCAGTGTTCACCCAAGCCGTTTATAAAGCCAGCCTGCCTGAAAACTCTCATTTAGACACTGTAGTGATTACAGTAAGCGCAAGTGATGCAGATGAGGGACTTAACGGAGATGTGACGTATGACTTTGGACATGTTACTGAAGAAGTGAAGAAGATATTTAGCATTGATCGTAAAGTAGGTGACATAAGAGTAATTGGTGCTGTTGACTATGAAACTACTACATCATTTGAAATACGCGTTAAAGCAAAAGATGGGCTGGGGCTTTTATCCTACGCTAAAGTAATAATTTCTATCACTGATGTGAATGACAACGCCCCTGTAGTTAATCTGAAGTCACTGACCAATCCGATACCAGAGAACACCCCAGCTGATACAGAGGTGGGCATCATTAACGTGCAGGACAGAGACTCCGAAACTAATGGACAGGTCCGCTGCTCCATCCAGCAGGGTGTTCCCTTTAAGTTGGTTCCTTCTATTAAAAACTATTATTCTCTGGTAACAACGGGACAACTGGACCGCGAACTAGTGTCTGATTACAACATTACAATCACTGCCACTGATGAGGGCTCTCCACCTCTGTCCTCTTCTAAAAGTGTTCAGTTATCTGTAGCTGACATCAACGACAACCCACCTGTGTTTGAGGAACAGTCATACAGCGCATATGTGAGTGAGAATAACAAACTGGGCTCCACTTTATGTTCCGTTAGTGCTCGAGACCCCGACTGGAGACAGAACGGTACAGTGGTTTATTCTCTGTTAGCTGGTGAGGTGAACGGTGCCCCGGTGTCCTCCTATCTGTCTGTGAACGGAGACACGGGTGTGATCCACGCTGTGAGGTCGTTTGATTATGAACAGTTCAGGAGTTTTAAAGTCCATGTGATGGCCAGAGACAACGGTTCTCCTCCTCTAAGCAGCAACGTGACCGTGagtgtgttcatctcagatGTGAATGACAACTCTCCTCAGATCCTCTACCCCTCCCCAGAGGGCAACTCCTTCATGACCGAGCTGGTCCCCAAAGCTGCACATGGAGGCTCTCTGGTGTCCAAAGTGATCGCGGTGGACGCGGACTCCGGACAGAACGCCTGGCTGTCCTATCAAATAGTCAAATCCACAGATCCGGGACTTTTTACTATTGGTGTCCACAGCGGAGAGATCAGGACACAGCGGGACATTTCTGAATCTGACAGCACGAAACAGAACCTTGTAGTGGCAGTGAAAGATAACGGACAGCCCTCTCTGTCTGCCACCTGTTccatgtatttacttatttctgATAACTTGGCTGAGGTGCCAGAACTGAAGGATCTGTCTTATAATGAGAGCAATTCCAAACTGACCTCTTATCTGATCATCGCGCTGGTGTCTGTGTCCaccttttttctgacttttatcatcatcatcctggGTTTGAGGTTTTGTCGCAGGAGAAAGCCCAGACTGTTGTTTGATGGAGCAGTTGCCATCCCCAGCGGTTATCTCCCTCCTAATTACGCAGATGTTGATGGCACAGGAACTTTACGCAGCACTTATAATTACGACGCGTACCTGACCACAGGTTCTAGAACCAGTGACTTTAAGTTTGTGACATCATACAATGACAACACGCTGCCTGCTGACCAGACTCTGAAGAAAAGTCCATCAGATTTTGCTGATGTCTTTGGAGACCTGGACGGGTGCTCAGAGGTATGGCCCCTTCGCACTAAGCAAGTCATGTTTTAA